The Microbacterium phyllosphaerae region AGCACCCTCCGCGACTGCTCGACCGAGAACGCACCGGTCTCGCAGAACACGTCGACCCATTTCGAATGCGGAGCACAGGCGTCGAGCATCGGGCCCGTCACCAGATCGACGTAGTCGTCGGCTCGGTCGGCGTACTCGGCCGGCACGACGTGCGCCCCGAGGAACGTGACCTCCGGCGTGACCTCGGCGGCGAGGCGCACGAGGCGCTCTTCATCCGCCACGCTCAGCCCGTATCCGCTCTTGATCTCGACCGTCGTGGTGCCCTGCGCGAGCATCTCGTCGAGGAAACCGCGCAGGCGCGCGCGCAGCTCGTCGTCGCTCGCCGCTCGCGTCGCGGCGACGGTCGAGCGGATGCCACCCGCGGCGTACTTCTGCCCCGCCATCCGCGCCTCGAACTCGGCCGCACGATCTCCGCCGAAGACGAGGTGGCTGTGGCTGTCGACGAACCCGGGGATGACCGCCCGCCCGCCGGCGTGGACGATCTCGTCGGCCCCGGGTGCGGCATCCGCCGAGCCGACCCAGGCGATCCGTCCGCCGTCGACCAGCACGGCCGCATCGTGCAGCGTGCCGAAGCGGTCTCCGTCCGGTGAGCCGACGTTGGTCGTGAGCTCGCCGATGTTCGTGATCAGCATGGTGGTCACAGCATCGGCACCTTCAGGCCGCGCTCGCGGGCGATGTCGCGCGCGTGCTCGTAGCCGGCGTCGACGTGTCGCATGACTCCGGTGCCGGGATCGTTGGTCAGCACGCGTTCGAGCTTCTCGGCGGCGAGCGCAGAACCGTCCGCGACGCTGACCTGGCCGGCGTGGATCGAGCGTCCGATGCCGACACCGCCGCCGTGGTGCAACGACACCCACGACGCGCCGGATGCCGTGTTGAGCAGTGCGTTCAGCAGAGGCCAGTCGGCGATCGCATCCGAGCCGTCCTTCATGGACTCTGTCTCGCGGTACGGCGAGGCGACCGAGCCCGAGTCGAGGTGGTCTCGACCGATCACGATCGGTGCCGACAGCTCACCCGACGCCACCATCTCGTTGAACTTGAGCCCCGCCAGGTGGCGCTCCTTGTAGCCGAGCCAGCAGATGCGCGCGGGCAGTCCCTCGAAGTGCACCTTCTCTCCGGCCTTCTCGAGCCAGCGGTGCAGCGCCTTGTCGTCGGGGAAGAGCTCGGCGATCGCGCGATCGGTCTTGTAGATGTCCTCGGGGTCGCCCGAGAGCGCCGCCCAACGGAAGGGTCCGCGGCCCTCTTCGAACTGCGGACGGATGTATGCCGGCACGAAGCCCGGGAACTCGAAGGCGCGGTCGAAGCCACCGAGCTGAGCCTCGGCGCGGATCGAGTTGCCGTAGTCGAACACCGCTGCCCCCGCATCCTGGAATGCGACCATCGCCGCGACGTGCTGCGCCATCGACTCGCGCGAGCGGTGGGTGAAGGCCTCGGCATCCCGTTCGGCCTCGGCCTTCCAGTCGGCGACCGAGATTCCCACCGGCAGATAGGCGAGCGGGTCGTGGGCGCTGGTCTGATCCGTGACGATGTCGATCGGCACACCACGGCGCAGCAGCTCGGGGAAGACCTCGGCCGCATTGCCGACCACGCCGACCGAGAGCGCTTCGCCGGCCTGTTTCGCGGCGACGACCCGGGCGACGGCCGCGTCGAGGTCGGTCGTGTACTCGTCGAGATATCCGTGTTCGACCCGGCGAGCGAGGCGCGACTCGTCGACATCGACGATCAGCACGACGCCGTCGTTGAGGGTGACGGCGAGCGGCTGCGCGCCGCCCATGCCGCCCGCACCGCCGGTGAGGGTCAGCGTCCCCTTGAGCGACTCCCGGCCCAGCGAACGGGCGACGGCCGAGAACGTCTCGTAGGTGCCCTGCAGGATGCCCTGGGTTCCGATGTAGATCCACGATCCGGCGGTCATCTGGCCGTACATGATCAGGCCGAGCTCTTCGAGCTTGCGGAACTCGGGCCAGGTCGCCCAGTCGCCGACGAGGTTCGAATTGGCGATCAGCACACGGGGTGCCCACTCGTGCGTGCGGAAGACGCCGACCGGCTTGCCCGACTGCACGAGCAGCGTCTCGTCCGGCTCGAGCTCGTCGAGAGTGCGGACGATCGCGTCGTACGCCTCCCAGCTGCGCGCCGCCTTTCCGGTGCCGCCGTACACGACGAGGTCTTCGGGGTGCTCGGCGACCTCGGGATCGAGATTGTTCATGAGCATCCGCTTGGCCGCTTCTGCGCCCCAGCTCTTGGCGGTGCGCTGGTTGCCGCGGGCGGCCCGAACGGTGCGCGGCCCCGCCGTGGCGGTGTTGGGCGTCGTGGTGTCAGTCATTCGCGTGCTCCTTTGCGATGCGGGCGACGGCGCCGGACTGCACGAGCGCAGTCACGGCCTCCATGTCGGGTGAGAGGAAGCGGTCGGGTCCGGGCCCCGCCGCGACGGTGCGGACGAGATCGCGGACCGCGCCGGTCGCGGGTCCCGCCTGCAGCGGCGCTCGCAGGTCGAGGGCGCGCGCACCGGTGAGGATCTCGATCGCCAACACGCGGC contains the following coding sequences:
- the hutI gene encoding imidazolonepropionase — encoded protein: MTTMLITNIGELTTNVGSPDGDRFGTLHDAAVLVDGGRIAWVGSADAAPGADEIVHAGGRAVIPGFVDSHSHLVFGGDRAAEFEARMAGQKYAAGGIRSTVAATRAASDDELRARLRGFLDEMLAQGTTTVEIKSGYGLSVADEERLVRLAAEVTPEVTFLGAHVVPAEYADRADDYVDLVTGPMLDACAPHSKWVDVFCETGAFSVEQSRRVLEAGVAKGLTPRLHASQLGPGDGVRLAVELGAASIDHGTYLTDDDIAAIAASDTVLTLLPGVEFSTRQPYPDARRLIDAGVTVALACDTNPGSSFTSSMPFCIAIAVRDMGMTPAEAVWAATAGGARALRRDDVGVITVGARADLVLLTAPTRIHLAYRPGVPLVDQVWKDGVAVFAAASKARGAENHGPVAR
- the hutU gene encoding urocanate hydratase, which gives rise to MTDTTTPNTATAGPRTVRAARGNQRTAKSWGAEAAKRMLMNNLDPEVAEHPEDLVVYGGTGKAARSWEAYDAIVRTLDELEPDETLLVQSGKPVGVFRTHEWAPRVLIANSNLVGDWATWPEFRKLEELGLIMYGQMTAGSWIYIGTQGILQGTYETFSAVARSLGRESLKGTLTLTGGAGGMGGAQPLAVTLNDGVVLIVDVDESRLARRVEHGYLDEYTTDLDAAVARVVAAKQAGEALSVGVVGNAAEVFPELLRRGVPIDIVTDQTSAHDPLAYLPVGISVADWKAEAERDAEAFTHRSRESMAQHVAAMVAFQDAGAAVFDYGNSIRAEAQLGGFDRAFEFPGFVPAYIRPQFEEGRGPFRWAALSGDPEDIYKTDRAIAELFPDDKALHRWLEKAGEKVHFEGLPARICWLGYKERHLAGLKFNEMVASGELSAPIVIGRDHLDSGSVASPYRETESMKDGSDAIADWPLLNALLNTASGASWVSLHHGGGVGIGRSIHAGQVSVADGSALAAEKLERVLTNDPGTGVMRHVDAGYEHARDIARERGLKVPML